From a single Mobula birostris isolate sMobBir1 chromosome 13, sMobBir1.hap1, whole genome shotgun sequence genomic region:
- the LOC140207152 gene encoding uncharacterized protein, which yields MAHQRVHTGERPFTCSDCGKGFTRSSQLKVHQRVHTGERPFICSVCGKGFTLSSYLLAHQSVHTGERPFTCSDCGKGFRKSSNLKDHQRIHTGERPFTCSDCGKGFIQSSKLKEHQRVHTGERPFTCSDCGKGFTCSSQLKVHQRVHTGERPFTCSVCGKGFTQSSGLQAHRSGHTGERPFICSDCGKGFIQSSHLQAHRSVHTRVWPLTCSDCGKGFTSSSQLKIHQQVHTGKSPFTCSDCGKGFTCSSHLQAHRSVHTGEQPFTCSDCGKGFTRSSNLKEHQRVHTGERPFTCSDCGKGFTRSSHLLVHQSVHTGERPFTCSDCGKGFTQSSDLLVHQRVHTGERPFTCSVCGKGFTQSSNLVTHYRVHTGRNFQ from the coding sequence atggctcaccagcgagttcacactggagagaggccattcacctgctcagactgtgggaaaggattcactcggtcatctcaactgaaggtacatcagcgagttcacactggagagaggccattcatctgctcagtgtgtgggaagggattcactctgtcatctTACCTACtggcacatcagtcagttcacactggagagaggccattcacctgctcagactgtgggaaaggattcagaaAGTCGTCTAATCTGAAAGATCATCAGAGAATTCACACTggcgagaggccgttcacctgctcagactgtggaaagggattcattcagtcatctaaactgaaggaacatcagagagttcacactggagagaggccctttacctgctcagactgtgggaagggattcacttgctcatcccaactgaaggtacatcagcgagttcacactggagagaggccctttacctgctcagtttgtgggaaaggattcactcagtcatccggtCTACAAGCACACCGGTCaggtcacactggggagaggccattcatctgctcagactgtgggaaaggattcattcagtcatcccacctacaagcacaccggtcagttcacactaGGGTGTGGCCATtaacctgctcagactgtgggaagggattcacttcatcatctcaacttaagatacatcagcaagttcacactgggaagagtccgttcacctgctcagactgtgggaagggattcacttgctcctcccacctacaagcacaccggtcagttcacactggggagcagccattcacctgctcagactgcgggaagggattcactcggtcatctaatctgaaggaacatcagcgagttcacactggggaaaggccgttcacctgctcagactgtgggaagggattcactcggtcatcccacctactggtacaccagtcagttcacactggggagaggccattcacctgctcagactgcgggaagggattcactcagtcatccgacctactggtacaccagcgagttcacactggggaaaggccgttcacctgctcagtgtgtgggaagggattcactcagtcatctaaccttgtgacacactaccgggttcacactgggagaAACTTTCAatga
- the LOC140207156 gene encoding uncharacterized protein: MAHLRVHTGERPFTCSDCGKGFTLSSSLMAHQRVHTGERPFTCSDCGKGFTLSSQLLTHQRVHTGDKLFTCSLCEKRFTHSSTLQRHHRVHTGEKPFTCSVCGMRFTDSSTLQSHQRVHTGEKPFTCSVCGKGFTQSSNLQSHQRVHTGEKPFTCSDCGKAFTFSSSLMAHQRVHTGERPFTCSDCGKGFTLSSQLLTHQRVHTGDKLFTCSVCEKRFTHSSTLQRHQRVHTGEKPFTCSVCGKRFAQSSNLQSHQRVHTGEKPFTCSDCGKGFTQSSDLMAHQRVHTGERPFTCLDCGKGFTLSSDLLKHHRVHTGEKPFTCSVCEKRFTHSSTLQRHQRVHTGEKPFTCSVCGKGFTQSANLQSHQRVHTREKPFICSVCEKGFTYSSTLHRHNRVHTGEKPFTCSVCGKGFTWSSQLLAHQSVHSGEWPLL; this comes from the coding sequence ATGGCTCACctgcgagttcacaccggggagcggccgttcacctgctcggactgtgggaagggattcactttgtcatctagcctaatggcacaccagcgagttcacaccggggagcggccgttcacctgctcggactgtgggaagggattcactttgtcatctcaactactgacacaccagcgagttcacactggagataagctgttcacctgctcactttgtgagaagagattcactcactcttccacTCTACAGAGACAccatcgagttcacactggggagaagccattcacctgctccgtcTGTGGGatgagattcactgattcatccaccctacagagtcaccagcgagttcacactggggagaagccgttcacctgctcagtctgtgggaagggattcactcagtcatccaacctgcagagtcatcagcgagttcacactggggagaagccgttcacctgctcagactgtgggaaggcattcactttTTCATCTagcctaatggctcaccagcgagttcacaccggggagcggccgttcacctgctcagactgtgggaaaggattcactttgtcatctcaactactgacacaccagcgagttcacactggagataagctgttcacctgctcagtctgtgagaagagattcactcactcttccaccctgcagagacaccagcgagttcacactggggagaagccgttcacctgctccgtctgtgggaagagattcgctcagtcatccaacctgcagagtcatcagcgagttcacactggggagaagccgttcacctgctcagactgtgggaagggattcactcagtcatctgacctaatggctcaccagcgagttcacactggggagaggccgttcacctgcttggactgtgggaagggattcactttgtcatctgacctactgaaacaccatcgagttcacactggggagaagccgttcacctgctcagtctgtgagaagagattcactcactcttccaccctacagagacaccagcgagttcacactggggagaagccgttcacctgctcagtctgtgggaagggattcactcagtcagccaacctgcagagtcatcagcgagttcacactcgggagaagccattcatctgctcagtctgtgagaagggattcacttaCTCTTCCACCCTACACAGACACaatcgagttcacactggggagaagccgttcacctgctcagtctgtgggaaaggattcacttggtcatcccaactactggcacaccagtcagttcacagtggggagtggccgttGTTATGA